One genomic window of Motacilla alba alba isolate MOTALB_02 chromosome 1, Motacilla_alba_V1.0_pri, whole genome shotgun sequence includes the following:
- the LOC119707729 gene encoding interferon alpha/beta receptor 1-like, protein MAGPGAAEPGEGWTEEPQEPGEGWTEEPWGRRTAERRRLWVPGGRWLAAVLPLLLVPLPCAGQSSLPSPEDVRVHVVNTNFTLSWGYRGSDPRVTFSAQFQWPELEDAGWRELPGCQAVAATGCDFSSAISEYYDAHYVRVRAQAGPLLSPWSQVLEMVPEQVAQIGPPGLELQSTNGVVKVIVSPPEANQRKKMWINDLSFKYNLVFWENSSHAQLQSKTVFPVDTIDDLAPDSTYCFKVQANLPTEGKQGLFSPTSCVKTTQKVKDLLCAANLSVLALNMKFQLLWSTQENQGVTYNVQYLLGFLKTLHDDYSEKWLSVPSCENITSTCCNFTSIITPAGFYYLRVQARQGHQSCFSREVRVDPLKTNGIGPPGVRLDLSDTLLHILISPPGGDEEEVMRDHYDLSYRILYWKNSSDMEEEVKQKEVKQTIAMVPDVSPSALYCVKVQAFSEPYNKSSAYSQQECIHTPAGTQLPLIIFGIFMGALLVVLLVATPLVFVLYQAYNKIRYVFFPSCQPPLNIEGFGAQPFSSPYLSAAAEESVENCCVIESMITEEGNQIVFTDYKHSSQSSRDSGNYSNDDNTSGSKGSKETLEKEVV, encoded by the exons ATggcggggcccggggctgcGGAGCCCGGGGAGGGATGGACGGAGGAGCCGCAGGAGCCCGGCGAGGGATGGACGGAGGAGCCGTGGGGCAGACGGacggcggagcggcggcggctgTGGGTGCCGGGCGGGCGCTGGCTGGCGGCcgtgctgccgctgctgctggtGCCGCTGCCCTGCGCAG GCCAGAGCAGCCTGCCGAGCCCAGAGGACGTGCGGGTGCACGTGGTGAACACCAACTTCACCCTGAGCTGGGGGTACAGGGGCAGTGACCCCCGGGTGACATTCTCAGCACAGTTCCAGTG GCCGGAGCTGGAGGACGCGGGCTGGCGGGAGCTGCCGGGgtgccaggctgtggctgccacgGGCTGTGACTTCTCCTCGGCCATCTCCGAGTACTATGACGCCCACTACGTGCGCGTGAGGGCCCAGGCAGGGCCGCTGCTGTCCCCCTGGTCCCAGGTCCTGGAGATGGTTCCGGAACAAGTCG CTCAGATTGGTCCCCCAGGGCTGGAATTGCAGTCCACAAATGGAGTTGTAAAAGTTATCGTTTCTCCTCCGGAAgcaaatcagaggaaaaaaatgtggatcAATGATCTGAGTTTTAAATACAACCTGGTCTTCTGGGAAAACTCCTCACATGCTCAG ctCCAGAGCAAAACTGTTTTCCCTGTTGACACCATTGATGACCTTGCCCCAGACAGCACCTATTGCTTCAAAGTCCAAGCAAACCTCCCCACGGAGGGCAAGCAAGGCTTGTTCAGCCCCACCAGCTGTGTGAAAACCACCCAGAAAG TGAAGGACCTCCTGTGTGCCGCCAACCTGAGTGTCCTGGCTCTGAACatgaaattccagctgctgtggagcacCCAGGAGAATCAGGGTGTGACCTACAACGTGCAGTACCTGCT TGGCTTCTTGAAGACGCTCCACGATGATTACTCAGAGAAGTGGCTCAGTGTGCCCAGCTGTGAGAACATCACCAGCACCTGCTGCAACTTCACCTCCATCATCACCCCCGCTGGATTTTATTACCTGCGAGTGcaggccaggcagggacaccaaTCCTGCTTCTCCAGGGAAGTCAGAGTGGATCCTCTGAAAACAA aTGGAATTGGCCCTCCTGGTGTAAGGCTGGACCTCAGTGACACTTTGCTCCACATCCTTATTTCTCCTCCGGGAGGAGATGAGGAGGAAGTCATGAGGGACCATTATGACTTGTCCTACAGGATCCTGTACTGGAAGAATTCCTCAGATATGGAG gaGGAGGTGAAGCAGAAGGAGGTGAAGCAGACCATAGCCATGGTCCCTGATGTGTCCCCCTCCGCGCTGTACTGTGTCAAAGTGCAGGCCTTCTCTGAGCCCTACAACAAAAGCAGTGCCTACAGCCAGCAGGAATGCATCCACACCCCTGCAg GTACACAATTGCCTCTGAttatttttgggattttcatGGGTGCCCTGCTGGTTGTCCTGCTGGTGGCCACTCCTCTTGTTTTTGTGCTCTACCAAGCCTACAACAAAATCAGATACGTGttcttcccctcctgccagcctcccctGAACATCGAG GGGTTTGGAGCACAGCCCTTCAGCAGCCCTTACctgtcagctgcagcagaggaatcCGTGGAAAATTGCTGTGTGATTGAGTCCATGATCACAGAAGAGGGAAACCAGATTGTTTTTACAGACTACAAACATTCCAGCCAGAGCAGTCGAGACTCAGGGAATTATTCCAACGACGACAACACTTCTGGGAGCAAAGGATCCaaagaaacactggaaaaggaAGTGGTGTAA